One Elephas maximus indicus isolate mEleMax1 chromosome X, mEleMax1 primary haplotype, whole genome shotgun sequence DNA segment encodes these proteins:
- the PPP1R3F gene encoding protein phosphatase 1 regulatory subunit 3F isoform X4 → MARTAPVEPLLRHPAPPSPATGEPRTSAEAAAAPRRVLFADEALGLPLAQLRRYRPWGGPGVGKMAATGQDGGGGVVDEDDDGEDGDEGEEEEEPCPEPSPQFPIPADRGFYLVPTFSLPPALGRLERLGRVMVELEALLPPPGAVPGGAGVWVPGGRPPVLRGLVRVLNRSFEKAVHVRASHDGWASFYDHPARYVPRSPPGAGTGGTAPGDPILDPGLGLGPGQVSASSPDDGGRTDRFAFQLPFAEGAGDGARLDFVVRYETPEGTFWANNHGRNYTVLLRIAPAPTPTDAEGLPQQQQQLEPQPECQGPVEAEARQLKSCMKPVRRRPHEEELRMKSIDEYPDVQESVGPLVAPTPLRPWPQMTLQVSEVTVTGNSPEEGDIPRSSPPVAFTEVPQAPAIRIPPSSPLCGLGGSPRDQASGPDASEGAAGPLLEPSQQQVEATWEVSSENGGGPKAPVVGAIMDEPLGYLEVMSGLEELVGEDTIDQELEQLYLSHLSRLRAAVAAGGVGGGGEGPADGGVSPSHPLGILTDRDLILKWPCPERALNSALAEEITLHYARLGRGVELIKDTEDPDEEGEGEEGLSITPSSPEEDTPKESPPEILSGARSVVATMGDVWLPWAEGPGCDNPVVLGTEGQFIGDPDKGMGKDTNSLHMNRVIARVTSSPGEAVTKILMESTTECADSLVPISVKEPAAPVLRQGQKPSLLGPLGAAVCPSSLARPCMSSQDEEGSGPSLKPQKKSHALAAPAECVCVLPPQLRVPLAQTLGVLAGLVVVPVALNSGVSILVLVLCLSLAWFS, encoded by the exons ATGGCGCGCACGGCCCCTGTGGAGCCCTTGCTGCGGCATCCCGCGCCCCCCTCGCCAGCCACGGGGGAGCCCCGCACCTCGGCCGAGGCGGCGGCGGCCCCGCGGAGAGTGCTGTTCGCCGACGAGGCCCTGGGGCTGCCGCTGGCGCAACTGCGCCGCTACCGGCCGTGGGGCGGGCCCGGGGTGGGCAAGATGGCGGCGACCGGGCAAGATGGCGGCGGCGGCGTGGTTGACGAGGACGACGATGGCGAGGATGGGGAtgaaggggaggaggaagaggagcctTGCCCCGAGCCCTCGCCGCAGTTCCCCATCCCCGCTGACCGGGGGTTTTATCTGGTGCCCACATTTTCGCTGCCGCCCGCGCTGGGCCGTCTGGAGCGCTTGGGGCGCGTCATGGTGGAGCTGGAGGCGCTGCTGCCGCCTCCTGGAGCAGTACCCGGGGGTGCCGGGGTGTGGGTGCCTGGGGGGCGCCCGCCGGTATTGCGCGGGTTGGTACGTGTGCTGAACCGCTCGTTCGAGAAGGCGGTGCACGTGCGGGCTTCACACGACGGCTGGGCTTCCTTTTACGACCACCCAGCGCGATATGTACCGCGCAGCCCGCCGGGGGCAGGAACGGGAGGAACAGCGCCAGGAGATCCCATCCTGGATCCGGGCCTTGGCCTGGGCCCTGGCCAGGTGTCTGCCTCCTCGCCCGATGACGGCGGCCGCACTGACCGCTTTGCCTTCCAGCTGCCCTTTGCTGAGGGCGCGGGCGATGGGGCGCGCCTGGACTTCGTGGTGCGCTATGAGACCCCTGAGGGCACTTTCTGGGCCAACAACCACGGCCGCAACTATACAGTTCTACTCCGGATCGCACCCGCTCCCACACCCACTGATGCCGAAGGGCTgccccagcagcagcagcagctggagcCACAGCCTGAGTGCCAGGGTCCGGTGGAGGCTGAGGCCAGGCAGCTGAAGAGCTGCATGAAGCCGGTGAGGCGCAG GCCTCACGAGGAAGAGCTGAGGATGAAGAGCATAGATG AGTATCCTGATGTCCAGGAGTCAGTGGGTCCCCTGGTGGCCCCCACCCCTCTACGTCCATGGCCCCAGATGACACTTCAG GTTTCTGAAGTTACAGTGACTGGCAACTCCCCAGAGGAAGGTGACATCCCCAGAAGCAGTCCACCTGTGGCTTTCACAGAGGTCCCCCAGGCACCAGCCATCAGGattcccccctcctcccctctctgTGGCCTAGGTGGCTCCCCCAGGGACCAGGCCTCGGGGCCTGATGCGAGTGAGGGGGCAGCCGGGCCTCTCCTGGAACCCAGCCAGCAGCAGGTGGAGGCAACATGGGAAGTATCCAGTGAGAATGGAGGGGGCCCAAAGGCCCCCGTGGTGGGGGCTATTATGGATGAGCCCCTTGGGTATCTGGAGGTCATGAGTGGGCTGGAGGAGCTGGTTGGCGAGGACACCATTGACCAGGAGCTGGAGCAGCTCTACCTGTCCCACCTGAGCCGCCTGAGGGCTGCTGTGGCTGCAGGTGGGGtagggggtggtggggagggccCCGCAGATGGGGGGGTGTCCCCCAGCCATCCCTTGGGCATACTAACAGATCGTGACCTGATTTTGAAGTGGCCTTGCCCTGAGCGGGCCCTGAACAGTGCCCTGGCTGAGGAGATCACACTGCACTATGCCAGGCTGGGGCGTGGTGTGGAGCTCATCAAGGACACCGAGGACCCTGATGAGGAGGGGGAGGGCGAAGAGGGGCTCTCCATTACACCCTCCAGCCCTGAAGAGGACACCCCCAAGGAATCGCCTCCGGAAATCCTCTCTGGGGCCCGTTCTGTGGTAGCCACTATGGGAGATGTGTGGCTCCCGTGGGCAGAGGGCCCGGGATGTGATAACCCTGTGGTTCTTGGTACAGAGGGCCAGTTCATTGGGGATCCAGATAAGGGAATGGGCAAGGAcaccaactctttgcacatgaaTAGGGTGATAGCTAGGGTGACCAGCTCCCCAGGGGAGGCCGTGACAAAAATCCTGATGGAGTCTACCACTGAGTGTGCAGACAGCTTGGTTCCTATATCTGTCAAGGAGCCAGCTGCTCCAGTCCTTAGGCAGGGGCAAAAACCCAGCCTCCTCGGTCCTTTGGGGGCTGCAGTCTGTCCTTCCAGCCTGGCCAGGCCCTGCATGAGCTCCCAGGATGAAGAGGGTTCAGGCCCAAGTCTCAAGCCCCAAAAGAAGTCTCATGCCCTAGCAGCCCCtgcagaatgtgtgtgtgtgttgcctcCCCAGCTACGAGTGCCCTTGGCCCAGACTTTGGGGGTCTTGGCTGGGCTGGTGGTGGTCCCTGTGGCTCTGAACAGTGGTGTGTCCATCCTGGTGCTTGTGCTGTGCCTCTCTCTGGCATGGTTTTCATAG
- the PPP1R3F gene encoding protein phosphatase 1 regulatory subunit 3F isoform X3 yields MARTAPVEPLLRHPAPPSPATGEPRTSAEAAAAPRRVLFADEALGLPLAQLRRYRPWGGPGVGKMAATGQDGGGGVVDEDDDGEDGDEGEEEEEPCPEPSPQFPIPADRGFYLVPTFSLPPALGRLERLGRVMVELEALLPPPGAVPGGAGVWVPGGRPPVLRGLVRVLNRSFEKAVHVRASHDGWASFYDHPARYVPRSPPGAGTGGTAPGDPILDPGLGLGPGQVSASSPDDGGRTDRFAFQLPFAEGAGDGARLDFVVRYETPEGTFWANNHGRNYTVLLRIAPAPTPTDAEGLPQQQQQLEPQPECQGPVEAEARQLKSCMKPVRRRPHEEELRMKSIDAEYPDVQESVGPLVAPTPLRPWPQMTLQVSEVTVTGNSPEEGDIPRSSPPVAFTEVPQAPAIRIPPSSPLCGLGGSPRDQASGPDASEGAAGPLLEPSQQQVEATWEVSSENGGGPKAPVVGAIMDEPLGYLEVMSGLEELVGEDTIDQELEQLYLSHLSRLRAAVAAGGVGGGGEGPADGGVSPSHPLGILTDRDLILKWPCPERALNSALAEEITLHYARLGRGVELIKDTEDPDEEGEGEEGLSITPSSPEEDTPKESPPEILSGARSVVATMGDVWLPWAEGPGCDNPVVLGTEGQFIGDPDKGMGKDTNSLHMNRVIARVTSSPGEAVTKILMESTTECADSLVPISVKEPAAPVLRQGQKPSLLGPLGAAVCPSSLARPCMSSQDEEGSGPSLKPQKKSHALAAPAECVCVLPPQLRVPLAQTLGVLAGLVVVPVALNSGVSILVLVLCLSLAWFS; encoded by the exons ATGGCGCGCACGGCCCCTGTGGAGCCCTTGCTGCGGCATCCCGCGCCCCCCTCGCCAGCCACGGGGGAGCCCCGCACCTCGGCCGAGGCGGCGGCGGCCCCGCGGAGAGTGCTGTTCGCCGACGAGGCCCTGGGGCTGCCGCTGGCGCAACTGCGCCGCTACCGGCCGTGGGGCGGGCCCGGGGTGGGCAAGATGGCGGCGACCGGGCAAGATGGCGGCGGCGGCGTGGTTGACGAGGACGACGATGGCGAGGATGGGGAtgaaggggaggaggaagaggagcctTGCCCCGAGCCCTCGCCGCAGTTCCCCATCCCCGCTGACCGGGGGTTTTATCTGGTGCCCACATTTTCGCTGCCGCCCGCGCTGGGCCGTCTGGAGCGCTTGGGGCGCGTCATGGTGGAGCTGGAGGCGCTGCTGCCGCCTCCTGGAGCAGTACCCGGGGGTGCCGGGGTGTGGGTGCCTGGGGGGCGCCCGCCGGTATTGCGCGGGTTGGTACGTGTGCTGAACCGCTCGTTCGAGAAGGCGGTGCACGTGCGGGCTTCACACGACGGCTGGGCTTCCTTTTACGACCACCCAGCGCGATATGTACCGCGCAGCCCGCCGGGGGCAGGAACGGGAGGAACAGCGCCAGGAGATCCCATCCTGGATCCGGGCCTTGGCCTGGGCCCTGGCCAGGTGTCTGCCTCCTCGCCCGATGACGGCGGCCGCACTGACCGCTTTGCCTTCCAGCTGCCCTTTGCTGAGGGCGCGGGCGATGGGGCGCGCCTGGACTTCGTGGTGCGCTATGAGACCCCTGAGGGCACTTTCTGGGCCAACAACCACGGCCGCAACTATACAGTTCTACTCCGGATCGCACCCGCTCCCACACCCACTGATGCCGAAGGGCTgccccagcagcagcagcagctggagcCACAGCCTGAGTGCCAGGGTCCGGTGGAGGCTGAGGCCAGGCAGCTGAAGAGCTGCATGAAGCCGGTGAGGCGCAG GCCTCACGAGGAAGAGCTGAGGATGAAGAGCATAGATG cAGAGTATCCTGATGTCCAGGAGTCAGTGGGTCCCCTGGTGGCCCCCACCCCTCTACGTCCATGGCCCCAGATGACACTTCAG GTTTCTGAAGTTACAGTGACTGGCAACTCCCCAGAGGAAGGTGACATCCCCAGAAGCAGTCCACCTGTGGCTTTCACAGAGGTCCCCCAGGCACCAGCCATCAGGattcccccctcctcccctctctgTGGCCTAGGTGGCTCCCCCAGGGACCAGGCCTCGGGGCCTGATGCGAGTGAGGGGGCAGCCGGGCCTCTCCTGGAACCCAGCCAGCAGCAGGTGGAGGCAACATGGGAAGTATCCAGTGAGAATGGAGGGGGCCCAAAGGCCCCCGTGGTGGGGGCTATTATGGATGAGCCCCTTGGGTATCTGGAGGTCATGAGTGGGCTGGAGGAGCTGGTTGGCGAGGACACCATTGACCAGGAGCTGGAGCAGCTCTACCTGTCCCACCTGAGCCGCCTGAGGGCTGCTGTGGCTGCAGGTGGGGtagggggtggtggggagggccCCGCAGATGGGGGGGTGTCCCCCAGCCATCCCTTGGGCATACTAACAGATCGTGACCTGATTTTGAAGTGGCCTTGCCCTGAGCGGGCCCTGAACAGTGCCCTGGCTGAGGAGATCACACTGCACTATGCCAGGCTGGGGCGTGGTGTGGAGCTCATCAAGGACACCGAGGACCCTGATGAGGAGGGGGAGGGCGAAGAGGGGCTCTCCATTACACCCTCCAGCCCTGAAGAGGACACCCCCAAGGAATCGCCTCCGGAAATCCTCTCTGGGGCCCGTTCTGTGGTAGCCACTATGGGAGATGTGTGGCTCCCGTGGGCAGAGGGCCCGGGATGTGATAACCCTGTGGTTCTTGGTACAGAGGGCCAGTTCATTGGGGATCCAGATAAGGGAATGGGCAAGGAcaccaactctttgcacatgaaTAGGGTGATAGCTAGGGTGACCAGCTCCCCAGGGGAGGCCGTGACAAAAATCCTGATGGAGTCTACCACTGAGTGTGCAGACAGCTTGGTTCCTATATCTGTCAAGGAGCCAGCTGCTCCAGTCCTTAGGCAGGGGCAAAAACCCAGCCTCCTCGGTCCTTTGGGGGCTGCAGTCTGTCCTTCCAGCCTGGCCAGGCCCTGCATGAGCTCCCAGGATGAAGAGGGTTCAGGCCCAAGTCTCAAGCCCCAAAAGAAGTCTCATGCCCTAGCAGCCCCtgcagaatgtgtgtgtgtgttgcctcCCCAGCTACGAGTGCCCTTGGCCCAGACTTTGGGGGTCTTGGCTGGGCTGGTGGTGGTCCCTGTGGCTCTGAACAGTGGTGTGTCCATCCTGGTGCTTGTGCTGTGCCTCTCTCTGGCATGGTTTTCATAG
- the PPP1R3F gene encoding protein phosphatase 1 regulatory subunit 3F isoform X1: protein MARTAPVEPLLRHPAPPSPATGEPRTSAEAAAAPRRVLFADEALGLPLAQLRRYRPWGGPGVGKMAATGQDGGGGVVDEDDDGEDGDEGEEEEEPCPEPSPQFPIPADRGFYLVPTFSLPPALGRLERLGRVMVELEALLPPPGAVPGGAGVWVPGGRPPVLRGLVRVLNRSFEKAVHVRASHDGWASFYDHPARYVPRSPPGAGTGGTAPGDPILDPGLGLGPGQVSASSPDDGGRTDRFAFQLPFAEGAGDGARLDFVVRYETPEGTFWANNHGRNYTVLLRIAPAPTPTDAEGLPQQQQQLEPQPECQGPVEAEARQLKSCMKPVRRRPHEEELRMKSIDGNVPAVAEYPDVQESVGPLVAPTPLRPWPQMTLQVSEVTVTGNSPEEGDIPRSSPPVAFTEVPQAPAIRIPPSSPLCGLGGSPRDQASGPDASEGAAGPLLEPSQQQVEATWEVSSENGGGPKAPVVGAIMDEPLGYLEVMSGLEELVGEDTIDQELEQLYLSHLSRLRAAVAAGGVGGGGEGPADGGVSPSHPLGILTDRDLILKWPCPERALNSALAEEITLHYARLGRGVELIKDTEDPDEEGEGEEGLSITPSSPEEDTPKESPPEILSGARSVVATMGDVWLPWAEGPGCDNPVVLGTEGQFIGDPDKGMGKDTNSLHMNRVIARVTSSPGEAVTKILMESTTECADSLVPISVKEPAAPVLRQGQKPSLLGPLGAAVCPSSLARPCMSSQDEEGSGPSLKPQKKSHALAAPAECVCVLPPQLRVPLAQTLGVLAGLVVVPVALNSGVSILVLVLCLSLAWFS, encoded by the exons ATGGCGCGCACGGCCCCTGTGGAGCCCTTGCTGCGGCATCCCGCGCCCCCCTCGCCAGCCACGGGGGAGCCCCGCACCTCGGCCGAGGCGGCGGCGGCCCCGCGGAGAGTGCTGTTCGCCGACGAGGCCCTGGGGCTGCCGCTGGCGCAACTGCGCCGCTACCGGCCGTGGGGCGGGCCCGGGGTGGGCAAGATGGCGGCGACCGGGCAAGATGGCGGCGGCGGCGTGGTTGACGAGGACGACGATGGCGAGGATGGGGAtgaaggggaggaggaagaggagcctTGCCCCGAGCCCTCGCCGCAGTTCCCCATCCCCGCTGACCGGGGGTTTTATCTGGTGCCCACATTTTCGCTGCCGCCCGCGCTGGGCCGTCTGGAGCGCTTGGGGCGCGTCATGGTGGAGCTGGAGGCGCTGCTGCCGCCTCCTGGAGCAGTACCCGGGGGTGCCGGGGTGTGGGTGCCTGGGGGGCGCCCGCCGGTATTGCGCGGGTTGGTACGTGTGCTGAACCGCTCGTTCGAGAAGGCGGTGCACGTGCGGGCTTCACACGACGGCTGGGCTTCCTTTTACGACCACCCAGCGCGATATGTACCGCGCAGCCCGCCGGGGGCAGGAACGGGAGGAACAGCGCCAGGAGATCCCATCCTGGATCCGGGCCTTGGCCTGGGCCCTGGCCAGGTGTCTGCCTCCTCGCCCGATGACGGCGGCCGCACTGACCGCTTTGCCTTCCAGCTGCCCTTTGCTGAGGGCGCGGGCGATGGGGCGCGCCTGGACTTCGTGGTGCGCTATGAGACCCCTGAGGGCACTTTCTGGGCCAACAACCACGGCCGCAACTATACAGTTCTACTCCGGATCGCACCCGCTCCCACACCCACTGATGCCGAAGGGCTgccccagcagcagcagcagctggagcCACAGCCTGAGTGCCAGGGTCCGGTGGAGGCTGAGGCCAGGCAGCTGAAGAGCTGCATGAAGCCGGTGAGGCGCAG GCCTCACGAGGAAGAGCTGAGGATGAAGAGCATAGATGGTAATGTCCCTGCTGTGG cAGAGTATCCTGATGTCCAGGAGTCAGTGGGTCCCCTGGTGGCCCCCACCCCTCTACGTCCATGGCCCCAGATGACACTTCAG GTTTCTGAAGTTACAGTGACTGGCAACTCCCCAGAGGAAGGTGACATCCCCAGAAGCAGTCCACCTGTGGCTTTCACAGAGGTCCCCCAGGCACCAGCCATCAGGattcccccctcctcccctctctgTGGCCTAGGTGGCTCCCCCAGGGACCAGGCCTCGGGGCCTGATGCGAGTGAGGGGGCAGCCGGGCCTCTCCTGGAACCCAGCCAGCAGCAGGTGGAGGCAACATGGGAAGTATCCAGTGAGAATGGAGGGGGCCCAAAGGCCCCCGTGGTGGGGGCTATTATGGATGAGCCCCTTGGGTATCTGGAGGTCATGAGTGGGCTGGAGGAGCTGGTTGGCGAGGACACCATTGACCAGGAGCTGGAGCAGCTCTACCTGTCCCACCTGAGCCGCCTGAGGGCTGCTGTGGCTGCAGGTGGGGtagggggtggtggggagggccCCGCAGATGGGGGGGTGTCCCCCAGCCATCCCTTGGGCATACTAACAGATCGTGACCTGATTTTGAAGTGGCCTTGCCCTGAGCGGGCCCTGAACAGTGCCCTGGCTGAGGAGATCACACTGCACTATGCCAGGCTGGGGCGTGGTGTGGAGCTCATCAAGGACACCGAGGACCCTGATGAGGAGGGGGAGGGCGAAGAGGGGCTCTCCATTACACCCTCCAGCCCTGAAGAGGACACCCCCAAGGAATCGCCTCCGGAAATCCTCTCTGGGGCCCGTTCTGTGGTAGCCACTATGGGAGATGTGTGGCTCCCGTGGGCAGAGGGCCCGGGATGTGATAACCCTGTGGTTCTTGGTACAGAGGGCCAGTTCATTGGGGATCCAGATAAGGGAATGGGCAAGGAcaccaactctttgcacatgaaTAGGGTGATAGCTAGGGTGACCAGCTCCCCAGGGGAGGCCGTGACAAAAATCCTGATGGAGTCTACCACTGAGTGTGCAGACAGCTTGGTTCCTATATCTGTCAAGGAGCCAGCTGCTCCAGTCCTTAGGCAGGGGCAAAAACCCAGCCTCCTCGGTCCTTTGGGGGCTGCAGTCTGTCCTTCCAGCCTGGCCAGGCCCTGCATGAGCTCCCAGGATGAAGAGGGTTCAGGCCCAAGTCTCAAGCCCCAAAAGAAGTCTCATGCCCTAGCAGCCCCtgcagaatgtgtgtgtgtgttgcctcCCCAGCTACGAGTGCCCTTGGCCCAGACTTTGGGGGTCTTGGCTGGGCTGGTGGTGGTCCCTGTGGCTCTGAACAGTGGTGTGTCCATCCTGGTGCTTGTGCTGTGCCTCTCTCTGGCATGGTTTTCATAG
- the PPP1R3F gene encoding protein phosphatase 1 regulatory subunit 3F isoform X2, with protein MARTAPVEPLLRHPAPPSPATGEPRTSAEAAAAPRRVLFADEALGLPLAQLRRYRPWGGPGVGKMAATGQDGGGGVVDEDDDGEDGDEGEEEEEPCPEPSPQFPIPADRGFYLVPTFSLPPALGRLERLGRVMVELEALLPPPGAVPGGAGVWVPGGRPPVLRGLVRVLNRSFEKAVHVRASHDGWASFYDHPARYVPRSPPGAGTGGTAPGDPILDPGLGLGPGQVSASSPDDGGRTDRFAFQLPFAEGAGDGARLDFVVRYETPEGTFWANNHGRNYTVLLRIAPAPTPTDAEGLPQQQQQLEPQPECQGPVEAEARQLKSCMKPVRRRPHEEELRMKSIDGNVPAVEYPDVQESVGPLVAPTPLRPWPQMTLQVSEVTVTGNSPEEGDIPRSSPPVAFTEVPQAPAIRIPPSSPLCGLGGSPRDQASGPDASEGAAGPLLEPSQQQVEATWEVSSENGGGPKAPVVGAIMDEPLGYLEVMSGLEELVGEDTIDQELEQLYLSHLSRLRAAVAAGGVGGGGEGPADGGVSPSHPLGILTDRDLILKWPCPERALNSALAEEITLHYARLGRGVELIKDTEDPDEEGEGEEGLSITPSSPEEDTPKESPPEILSGARSVVATMGDVWLPWAEGPGCDNPVVLGTEGQFIGDPDKGMGKDTNSLHMNRVIARVTSSPGEAVTKILMESTTECADSLVPISVKEPAAPVLRQGQKPSLLGPLGAAVCPSSLARPCMSSQDEEGSGPSLKPQKKSHALAAPAECVCVLPPQLRVPLAQTLGVLAGLVVVPVALNSGVSILVLVLCLSLAWFS; from the exons ATGGCGCGCACGGCCCCTGTGGAGCCCTTGCTGCGGCATCCCGCGCCCCCCTCGCCAGCCACGGGGGAGCCCCGCACCTCGGCCGAGGCGGCGGCGGCCCCGCGGAGAGTGCTGTTCGCCGACGAGGCCCTGGGGCTGCCGCTGGCGCAACTGCGCCGCTACCGGCCGTGGGGCGGGCCCGGGGTGGGCAAGATGGCGGCGACCGGGCAAGATGGCGGCGGCGGCGTGGTTGACGAGGACGACGATGGCGAGGATGGGGAtgaaggggaggaggaagaggagcctTGCCCCGAGCCCTCGCCGCAGTTCCCCATCCCCGCTGACCGGGGGTTTTATCTGGTGCCCACATTTTCGCTGCCGCCCGCGCTGGGCCGTCTGGAGCGCTTGGGGCGCGTCATGGTGGAGCTGGAGGCGCTGCTGCCGCCTCCTGGAGCAGTACCCGGGGGTGCCGGGGTGTGGGTGCCTGGGGGGCGCCCGCCGGTATTGCGCGGGTTGGTACGTGTGCTGAACCGCTCGTTCGAGAAGGCGGTGCACGTGCGGGCTTCACACGACGGCTGGGCTTCCTTTTACGACCACCCAGCGCGATATGTACCGCGCAGCCCGCCGGGGGCAGGAACGGGAGGAACAGCGCCAGGAGATCCCATCCTGGATCCGGGCCTTGGCCTGGGCCCTGGCCAGGTGTCTGCCTCCTCGCCCGATGACGGCGGCCGCACTGACCGCTTTGCCTTCCAGCTGCCCTTTGCTGAGGGCGCGGGCGATGGGGCGCGCCTGGACTTCGTGGTGCGCTATGAGACCCCTGAGGGCACTTTCTGGGCCAACAACCACGGCCGCAACTATACAGTTCTACTCCGGATCGCACCCGCTCCCACACCCACTGATGCCGAAGGGCTgccccagcagcagcagcagctggagcCACAGCCTGAGTGCCAGGGTCCGGTGGAGGCTGAGGCCAGGCAGCTGAAGAGCTGCATGAAGCCGGTGAGGCGCAG GCCTCACGAGGAAGAGCTGAGGATGAAGAGCATAGATGGTAATGTCCCTGCTGTGG AGTATCCTGATGTCCAGGAGTCAGTGGGTCCCCTGGTGGCCCCCACCCCTCTACGTCCATGGCCCCAGATGACACTTCAG GTTTCTGAAGTTACAGTGACTGGCAACTCCCCAGAGGAAGGTGACATCCCCAGAAGCAGTCCACCTGTGGCTTTCACAGAGGTCCCCCAGGCACCAGCCATCAGGattcccccctcctcccctctctgTGGCCTAGGTGGCTCCCCCAGGGACCAGGCCTCGGGGCCTGATGCGAGTGAGGGGGCAGCCGGGCCTCTCCTGGAACCCAGCCAGCAGCAGGTGGAGGCAACATGGGAAGTATCCAGTGAGAATGGAGGGGGCCCAAAGGCCCCCGTGGTGGGGGCTATTATGGATGAGCCCCTTGGGTATCTGGAGGTCATGAGTGGGCTGGAGGAGCTGGTTGGCGAGGACACCATTGACCAGGAGCTGGAGCAGCTCTACCTGTCCCACCTGAGCCGCCTGAGGGCTGCTGTGGCTGCAGGTGGGGtagggggtggtggggagggccCCGCAGATGGGGGGGTGTCCCCCAGCCATCCCTTGGGCATACTAACAGATCGTGACCTGATTTTGAAGTGGCCTTGCCCTGAGCGGGCCCTGAACAGTGCCCTGGCTGAGGAGATCACACTGCACTATGCCAGGCTGGGGCGTGGTGTGGAGCTCATCAAGGACACCGAGGACCCTGATGAGGAGGGGGAGGGCGAAGAGGGGCTCTCCATTACACCCTCCAGCCCTGAAGAGGACACCCCCAAGGAATCGCCTCCGGAAATCCTCTCTGGGGCCCGTTCTGTGGTAGCCACTATGGGAGATGTGTGGCTCCCGTGGGCAGAGGGCCCGGGATGTGATAACCCTGTGGTTCTTGGTACAGAGGGCCAGTTCATTGGGGATCCAGATAAGGGAATGGGCAAGGAcaccaactctttgcacatgaaTAGGGTGATAGCTAGGGTGACCAGCTCCCCAGGGGAGGCCGTGACAAAAATCCTGATGGAGTCTACCACTGAGTGTGCAGACAGCTTGGTTCCTATATCTGTCAAGGAGCCAGCTGCTCCAGTCCTTAGGCAGGGGCAAAAACCCAGCCTCCTCGGTCCTTTGGGGGCTGCAGTCTGTCCTTCCAGCCTGGCCAGGCCCTGCATGAGCTCCCAGGATGAAGAGGGTTCAGGCCCAAGTCTCAAGCCCCAAAAGAAGTCTCATGCCCTAGCAGCCCCtgcagaatgtgtgtgtgtgttgcctcCCCAGCTACGAGTGCCCTTGGCCCAGACTTTGGGGGTCTTGGCTGGGCTGGTGGTGGTCCCTGTGGCTCTGAACAGTGGTGTGTCCATCCTGGTGCTTGTGCTGTGCCTCTCTCTGGCATGGTTTTCATAG